The proteins below come from a single Micromonospora citrea genomic window:
- the cobN gene encoding cobaltochelatase subunit CobN, producing MRILLLSTADTDLLAARASGADYRLANPARVAADAVPALLDGVDLAVVRLLGGRQAWPDGLAAVLASGVPTVVLGGEAVPDAELMAASTVASGVATESLAYLVEGGPENLAQLARFLSDTVLLTGEGFAPPAPTPTYGIHGDRPARPDRPTVGIVFYRAHALAGNTGFVDALADAVDAAGGDPLPIYCGSLRGLTTGAGPLGLFARCDALLVTVLAAGGTVAADASGGGDEDAWDVGALAALDVPVIQALCLTSTREQWADSDAGLSPLDAAMQVAIPEFDGRIVTVPFSFKKIDADGLSSYAADPERAARVAGIAVRHARLRHVPNAEKRLAVVLSSYPTKHSRVGNAVGLDTPASAVRLLAALAEAGYDLGDAPAPDDGDALIHALIAAGGHDVEWLTPEQLAAAEARVPGETYRRWFAQAPEELRERMLAHWGEPPGGLYTDGGDIVLAGLRFGNVVLLIQPPRGFGENPIAIYHDPDLPPSHHYLAAYRWLAAPAADGGFGADAVVHLGKHGTLEWLPGKGLGLAADCAPDAVLGDLPLVYPFIVNDPGEGTQAKRRAHAVVVDHLVPPMARAETYGDLAKLEQLLDEYATVQALDPAKVPTVRAQIWDLVRAAELHHDLHTEDMPAADDFDDFVLHLDGYLCEVKDVQIRDGLHVLAAAPTGEPRVNLVLAVLRAPQVWGGARALPGLRQALAAAYGLDEQALLAEPGRRLALPEALTDTVDGPAGTAADAVDLIEGLARRLVVGMETLGWDADAVDAVVEEVAGRAVPDAAAVLRFAATELVPRLDRTTDEIDRVVGALDGRFVPPGPSGSPTRGLVNVLPTGRNFYSVDPKAIPSRNAWDVGVALADSLLARHLADTGGYPRSVGLTVWGTSAMRTQGDDVAEVLALLGCRPTWDDRSRRVTGVEVVPTAELGRPRVDVTVRISGFFRDAFPHVVALIDDAVRLVAALDEPAEENYVRAHVAADLAEHGDERRATARVFGSKPGAYGAGLLPLIDARNWRSDADLAEVYAVWGGYAYGRGLDGREARADMERSFARIAVAVKNQDTREHDIVDSDDYFQYHGGMVAMVRHLTGAAPAAYVGDSAMPHDVRTRTLGEETRRVFRARVVNPKWIAAMRRHGYKGAFELAATVDYLFGYDATAGVVDDWMYEHLAAAYVFDETTREFLERSNPWALRGITERLLEAADRGLWAEPEPATLDRLRETYLASEGDLEERS from the coding sequence GTGCGCATCCTGCTGCTCTCCACCGCCGACACCGACCTGCTCGCCGCCCGCGCCAGCGGCGCCGACTACCGGCTGGCCAACCCCGCCCGGGTCGCCGCCGACGCCGTGCCCGCGCTGCTCGACGGCGTCGACCTCGCCGTCGTACGCCTGCTCGGCGGCCGGCAGGCGTGGCCGGACGGGCTGGCGGCGGTGCTCGCCTCCGGCGTGCCGACGGTCGTGCTCGGCGGCGAGGCCGTGCCGGACGCGGAGCTGATGGCGGCCTCCACCGTGGCCTCCGGGGTCGCCACCGAGTCCCTGGCCTACCTGGTCGAGGGCGGGCCGGAGAACCTCGCGCAGCTCGCCCGCTTCCTCTCCGACACGGTGCTGCTCACCGGCGAGGGGTTCGCCCCGCCCGCGCCCACCCCCACGTACGGCATCCACGGCGACCGCCCGGCGCGCCCGGACCGGCCGACGGTCGGCATCGTCTTCTACCGGGCCCACGCCCTCGCCGGGAACACCGGCTTCGTCGACGCCCTCGCCGACGCCGTCGACGCGGCCGGCGGCGACCCGCTGCCGATCTACTGTGGCTCGCTGCGCGGCCTGACCACCGGCGCGGGACCGCTGGGGCTCTTCGCCCGCTGCGACGCGCTGCTGGTCACCGTGCTCGCCGCCGGCGGCACGGTCGCCGCCGACGCCTCGGGCGGCGGCGACGAGGACGCCTGGGACGTGGGCGCCCTCGCCGCCCTCGACGTGCCGGTGATCCAGGCGCTCTGCCTCACCAGCACCCGCGAGCAGTGGGCCGACAGCGACGCCGGGCTGTCCCCGCTGGACGCCGCCATGCAGGTGGCGATCCCCGAGTTCGACGGCCGGATCGTCACCGTGCCGTTCTCGTTCAAGAAGATCGACGCCGACGGTCTCTCCAGCTACGCCGCCGACCCGGAGCGGGCCGCCCGGGTCGCCGGCATCGCCGTGCGGCACGCCCGGCTGCGGCACGTGCCCAACGCCGAGAAGCGGCTCGCCGTCGTGCTCAGCTCGTATCCGACGAAGCACTCCCGGGTCGGCAACGCCGTCGGCCTGGACACCCCGGCCTCGGCGGTCCGGCTGCTCGCCGCCCTGGCCGAGGCCGGCTACGACCTCGGCGACGCCCCGGCGCCCGACGACGGGGACGCGCTCATCCACGCCCTCATCGCCGCCGGGGGACACGACGTCGAGTGGCTCACCCCGGAACAGCTCGCCGCCGCCGAGGCGCGGGTGCCGGGGGAGACGTACCGGCGCTGGTTCGCGCAGGCGCCCGAGGAGCTGCGGGAGCGGATGCTCGCCCACTGGGGGGAGCCGCCCGGCGGGCTCTACACCGACGGCGGCGACATCGTGCTCGCCGGGCTGCGCTTCGGCAACGTGGTGCTGCTGATCCAGCCGCCGCGCGGCTTCGGCGAGAACCCGATCGCCATCTACCACGACCCCGACCTGCCGCCGAGCCACCACTACCTGGCCGCGTACCGCTGGCTGGCCGCACCCGCCGCCGACGGCGGGTTCGGCGCGGACGCCGTGGTGCACCTGGGCAAGCACGGCACCCTGGAGTGGCTGCCCGGCAAGGGCCTCGGGCTGGCCGCCGACTGCGCCCCGGACGCCGTCCTCGGCGACCTGCCGCTGGTCTACCCGTTCATCGTCAACGACCCCGGCGAGGGCACCCAGGCCAAGCGCCGCGCGCACGCCGTCGTCGTCGACCACCTGGTGCCGCCGATGGCCCGCGCCGAGACGTACGGCGACCTGGCGAAGCTGGAGCAGCTCCTCGACGAGTACGCCACCGTGCAGGCGCTCGACCCGGCCAAGGTGCCCACCGTGCGGGCCCAGATCTGGGACCTGGTGCGCGCCGCCGAGCTGCACCACGACCTGCACACCGAGGACATGCCCGCCGCCGACGACTTCGACGACTTCGTGCTGCACCTCGACGGCTACCTGTGCGAGGTCAAGGACGTGCAGATCCGCGACGGACTGCACGTCCTCGCCGCCGCGCCCACCGGCGAGCCCCGGGTCAACCTCGTGCTCGCCGTGCTGCGCGCCCCGCAGGTCTGGGGCGGCGCCCGCGCCCTGCCCGGCCTGCGGCAGGCCCTCGCCGCCGCGTACGGGCTGGACGAGCAGGCGCTGCTCGCCGAACCGGGGCGACGGCTGGCGCTGCCCGAGGCGCTGACCGACACCGTCGACGGGCCGGCCGGCACCGCCGCCGACGCCGTCGACCTGATCGAGGGCCTCGCGCGCCGGCTCGTCGTCGGCATGGAGACCCTCGGCTGGGACGCCGACGCCGTCGACGCGGTGGTCGAGGAGGTCGCCGGCCGGGCCGTGCCCGACGCCGCCGCCGTCCTCCGCTTCGCCGCCACCGAGCTGGTGCCCCGGCTCGACCGCACGACCGACGAGATCGACCGGGTGGTGGGCGCGCTCGACGGGCGGTTCGTGCCGCCCGGACCGTCCGGCTCGCCCACCCGGGGCCTGGTCAACGTGCTCCCCACCGGCCGGAACTTCTACTCCGTCGACCCGAAGGCCATCCCCAGCCGCAACGCCTGGGACGTCGGGGTCGCCCTGGCCGACTCGCTGCTCGCCCGGCACCTGGCCGACACCGGCGGGTACCCGCGCTCGGTCGGGCTCACCGTCTGGGGCACCAGCGCCATGCGCACCCAGGGCGACGACGTCGCCGAGGTCCTCGCCCTGCTCGGCTGCCGCCCCACCTGGGACGACCGGTCCCGGCGGGTCACCGGCGTCGAGGTGGTGCCGACGGCGGAGCTGGGCCGGCCCCGCGTCGACGTGACCGTACGCATCTCCGGCTTCTTCCGCGACGCCTTCCCGCACGTGGTCGCGCTCATCGACGACGCGGTGCGGCTGGTGGCGGCCCTCGACGAGCCCGCCGAGGAGAACTACGTCCGCGCCCACGTCGCCGCCGACCTCGCCGAGCACGGCGACGAGCGGCGGGCCACCGCCCGCGTCTTCGGCTCCAAGCCGGGCGCGTACGGGGCCGGGCTGCTGCCGCTGATCGACGCCCGCAACTGGCGCAGCGACGCCGACCTCGCCGAGGTGTACGCCGTCTGGGGCGGCTACGCCTACGGCCGGGGGCTGGACGGGCGGGAGGCGCGCGCCGACATGGAACGCTCCTTCGCCCGGATCGCCGTGGCGGTGAAGAACCAGGACACCCGCGAGCACGACATCGTCGACTCCGACGACTACTTCCAGTACCACGGCGGGATGGTGGCGATGGTCCGCCACCTCACCGGCGCCGCCCCGGCCGCGTACGTGGGGGACTCGGCGATGCCGCACGACGTGCGCACCCGCACCCTCGGCGAGGAGACCCGCCGGGTGTTCCGGGCCCGGGTGGTCAACCCGAAGTGGATCGCCGCGATGCGCCGGCACGGCTACAAGGGCGCCTTCGAGCTGGCCGCCACCGTGGACTACCTGTTCGGCTACGACGCCACCGCCGGCGTCGTCGACGACTGGATGTACGAGCACCTCGCCGCCGCGTACGTCTTCGACGAGACCACCCGGGAGTTCCTGGAGCGGTCGAACCCGTGGGCGCTGCGCGGCATCACCGAGCGGCTGCTGGAGGCGGCCGACCGGGGCCTGTGGGCCGAACCCGAGCCGGCCACCCTCGACCGGCTCCGCGAGACGTACCTGGCCAGCGAGGGCGACCTGGAGGAACGCTCATGA
- a CDS encoding response regulator, producing the protein MSEPVRVLLADDEALLRGTLRLLVDATPGMTVVAEAGTGREAVTFAGTHSPDVVLMDIRMPELDGITATAAVTALPDAPRVLVLTTFDLDEYVYRALRAGASGFLLKDTPPVRLLDAIRVVAAGEALLAPSVTRRLIAEFARMPAARRAPNRLDGVTPRERDVLTLITRGLSNAEIEQHLHLSRGTVKTHIGRLMTKLAARDRAQLVIAGYESGLAER; encoded by the coding sequence ATGAGTGAGCCGGTACGCGTGCTCCTGGCCGACGACGAGGCGCTGTTGCGCGGCACCCTCCGCCTACTGGTCGACGCCACACCCGGCATGACGGTGGTGGCCGAGGCGGGCACCGGACGCGAGGCGGTCACGTTCGCCGGGACGCACTCGCCCGACGTGGTGCTGATGGACATCCGGATGCCGGAGCTGGACGGCATCACCGCCACCGCTGCGGTCACCGCGCTGCCGGACGCGCCCCGGGTGCTCGTCCTCACCACGTTCGACCTCGACGAGTACGTGTACCGGGCGCTGCGCGCGGGGGCGAGCGGCTTCCTACTCAAGGACACCCCACCCGTACGGCTGCTCGACGCGATCAGGGTGGTCGCCGCGGGCGAGGCGCTGCTGGCGCCGAGCGTCACCCGCCGCCTCATCGCCGAGTTCGCCCGGATGCCGGCGGCGCGGCGGGCCCCGAACCGGCTCGACGGGGTGACCCCGAGGGAGCGGGACGTGTTGACGTTGATCACCCGTGGGCTGTCCAACGCCGAGATCGAGCAGCACCTGCACCTCAGCCGGGGCACGGTCAAGACGCACATCGGCCGGTTGATGACGAAGCTGGCCGCCCGCGACCGGGCGCAACTGGTGATCGCCGGCTACGAATCGGGCCTCGCCGAGCGGTGA
- a CDS encoding sensor histidine kinase, whose translation MVTWGRLGPRRLTALDALVGVALVLLTAVRTPAPLAVGLALLCGSPLALRRRRPVPVLVVVAIAGSVAAAVGTAGEAVVFAIAYALWPVALSAPARRAVPALVGALAAVTAGAVVGATVPGLPVVPTPSGQESFTATPAPVLLYAATVLAGSWALARAVRARRRHAAQVAELRADRAVAEERLRIARDIHDVVGHSLSLIAMKAAVANHLAESHPGQGRAALAAIERVSRAALDDVRVVLGALRDPADTAPSFTELDRLVEDVRAAGVGVDVDRAADLSRVPAAVRASAYRIAQEALTNVLRHAGPARCRLTVATEAGELVVAVVDDAPRVRAAGPPGHGLRGMRERAAMHGGTLTAGTEPGRGFAVRARLPFTPTVSDE comes from the coding sequence GTGGTCACCTGGGGACGGCTCGGGCCGCGGCGGCTGACGGCGCTCGACGCGCTGGTGGGGGTGGCCCTCGTGCTCCTGACGGCGGTCCGGACGCCCGCGCCGCTCGCCGTGGGCCTGGCCCTGCTGTGCGGGTCTCCGCTGGCCCTGCGCCGGCGCCGGCCGGTGCCGGTGCTCGTCGTCGTGGCGATCGCCGGCTCGGTGGCGGCCGCCGTCGGGACCGCCGGTGAGGCCGTGGTGTTCGCGATCGCGTACGCGCTGTGGCCGGTCGCCCTGTCCGCCCCCGCCCGGCGGGCCGTGCCGGCGCTCGTCGGGGCACTCGCGGCCGTCACCGCCGGGGCGGTCGTCGGCGCCACGGTCCCCGGGCTGCCGGTCGTCCCCACCCCCTCTGGGCAGGAGTCGTTCACCGCCACCCCCGCGCCGGTCCTGCTCTACGCCGCGACCGTCCTCGCCGGATCGTGGGCGCTGGCCCGCGCGGTACGCGCCCGGCGACGGCACGCCGCCCAGGTCGCCGAGCTGCGTGCCGATCGGGCGGTGGCCGAGGAGCGGCTGCGCATCGCCCGCGACATCCACGACGTGGTCGGGCACAGTCTCAGCCTGATCGCGATGAAGGCCGCGGTCGCCAACCACCTCGCGGAGAGCCATCCGGGGCAGGGGCGGGCCGCGCTGGCGGCGATCGAGCGGGTCAGCCGGGCGGCGCTCGACGACGTCCGGGTCGTGCTCGGCGCCCTGCGCGACCCGGCCGACACCGCGCCGAGCTTCACCGAGCTCGACCGGCTGGTCGAGGACGTCCGCGCCGCCGGGGTCGGCGTGGACGTCGACCGGGCGGCCGACCTGTCGCGGGTGCCGGCGGCCGTGCGGGCCTCGGCGTACCGCATCGCGCAGGAGGCGCTCACCAACGTGCTGCGCCACGCCGGCCCGGCCCGCTGCCGGCTGACGGTCGCCACCGAGGCGGGGGAGCTGGTGGTCGCCGTCGTCGACGACGCGCCGAGGGTACGCGCCGCGGGGCCGCCCGGGCACGGCCTGCGGGGGATGCGCGAGCGGGCGGCGATGCACGGCGGCACCCTGACCGCCGGCACCGAGCCCGGTCGCGGCTTCGCCGTCCGTGCCCGGCTGCCGTTCACCCCGACGGTGTCCGATGAGTGA
- a CDS encoding serine hydrolase domain-containing protein — MITRLLVLAGTVALAAAPTPAPPVGPPTGIDAAAVDALVKEYREETGLPGVAVAVTRATEVVHAAGYGRTPAGDPVTAHTPMAVASVSKSFTALAVLQLVEAGRVELDNPVRRHLPEFTMDDPRAARITVRQLLDQTSGMSDTTFPAFSRRQPASLRESVAGMRTARLAADPGTRWEYHNPNFQVAARLVEVVSGLPFDEYLRTRVFAPLGMTDSHTLDVARELPSSARGHLMILGRPVALPEPPAFGNGSGGVLSSAHDMAAWLIAHGNGGRGPDGTAIVSPAGLATLHRPSAVSDSYALGWFVERTASGAPMIAHSGDLFTSTAYQALLPASGHGIAVMANTGLAYGHASALAERLVALIEGTPAPSAGRPLVAVDAVLLVLAVAAAVLAGRGVLRSRRWAAGRPVRPWTLVRLLPLLAPSLLLASIHRVVGWLYRGRDVAWLQVAYIYPTFMGLLVAAALGCAAVLVARLVGLGRRGRG, encoded by the coding sequence ATGATCACGCGACTTCTCGTCCTGGCCGGCACGGTGGCGCTCGCCGCCGCGCCGACCCCGGCACCGCCGGTCGGCCCTCCGACCGGGATCGACGCCGCCGCCGTCGACGCCCTCGTCAAGGAGTACCGCGAGGAGACCGGCCTGCCCGGCGTCGCGGTCGCCGTCACCCGGGCGACCGAGGTCGTGCACGCCGCCGGGTACGGCCGCACCCCCGCCGGTGACCCGGTCACGGCGCACACCCCGATGGCCGTGGCGTCGGTGAGCAAGTCGTTCACCGCCCTCGCCGTGCTGCAACTGGTCGAGGCGGGCCGGGTGGAACTCGACAACCCGGTGCGGCGGCACCTGCCTGAGTTCACGATGGACGACCCCCGGGCGGCCCGGATCACCGTACGGCAACTGCTGGACCAGACCTCCGGGATGTCGGACACGACGTTCCCGGCGTTCAGCAGGCGGCAACCGGCCTCGCTGCGGGAGTCCGTGGCGGGGATGCGCACCGCGCGGCTGGCGGCCGACCCCGGCACGAGATGGGAGTACCACAACCCGAACTTCCAGGTGGCCGCGCGGCTGGTGGAGGTGGTCAGCGGCCTGCCGTTCGACGAGTACCTGCGAACGCGGGTCTTCGCGCCGCTCGGCATGACCGACAGCCACACCCTCGACGTGGCCCGCGAGCTGCCGTCGAGCGCGCGTGGCCACCTCATGATCCTCGGCAGGCCGGTCGCCCTGCCCGAGCCGCCGGCGTTCGGCAACGGCTCCGGCGGGGTGCTCAGTTCGGCGCACGACATGGCCGCGTGGCTGATCGCCCACGGCAACGGCGGTCGCGGCCCCGACGGCACGGCGATCGTCTCGCCCGCGGGCCTCGCCACGCTGCACCGCCCCTCGGCGGTCTCCGACTCCTACGCCCTCGGCTGGTTCGTCGAGAGGACCGCGTCGGGGGCGCCGATGATCGCGCACAGCGGCGACCTGTTCACCTCGACGGCGTACCAGGCGCTGCTGCCCGCGTCCGGCCACGGCATCGCGGTCATGGCGAACACCGGGCTGGCGTACGGACACGCGTCGGCCCTCGCCGAGCGGCTCGTCGCGCTGATCGAGGGAACGCCGGCGCCCTCCGCCGGCAGACCGCTCGTGGCCGTCGACGCCGTGCTGCTGGTGCTGGCGGTCGCCGCCGCCGTGCTCGCCGGCCGGGGCGTGCTCCGGTCGCGCCGCTGGGCCGCCGGTCGCCCGGTACGCCCCTGGACGCTGGTGCGCCTGCTTCCGCTGCTGGCGCCGTCGCTGCTGCTCGCCTCGATCCACCGGGTGGTCGGCTGGCTCTACCGGGGTCGCGACGTCGCCTGGCTCCAGGTGGCGTACATCTATCCGACGTTCATGGGGCTGCTCGTCGCCGCGGCGCTGGGCTGCGCCGCCGTCCTCGTGGCCCGGCTCGTCGGGCTCGGACGCCGCGGGCGCGGCTGA
- a CDS encoding MFS transporter, producing the protein MADRSSTLGRPFWTFWTAAALANLGDGIRVAAFPLLAAALSDDPVAVAAVAAAQFLPWLVTGLFAGALADRRGAREIIAAADVGRVLVLSTLALAVATARAPIGLVVVAAFLLGVGETLRDTAAQTAVPRLVDEAQLEKANGRLVAGEIVGNEFVGPPVGALLFVAGAALPFAANGASLALAVMLVLSLPLTLARPAAGAGGPSGGPAAPARDGALAGLRWLARQSVLRTLVLVGAAVAAADSAWFAIFVLYARDSLGLGALGFGLLLATGAGGGLAGSLVADRLIARFRHRHVLTWSMAVTAGAPMLLVVAPHRVAAVTVVVSTSAAFAVLNVAALSLRQRLVPGDLLGRVVAASRVLTYGCTALGALAGGALAAGLGRDAPFLLSGAVAVAATVSWSVASRPSPPADPA; encoded by the coding sequence ATGGCTGACCGGTCGTCGACCCTGGGCCGTCCCTTCTGGACATTCTGGACCGCGGCCGCCCTGGCCAACCTCGGCGACGGCATCCGCGTGGCGGCGTTCCCGCTCCTCGCCGCCGCGCTGAGCGACGACCCGGTGGCGGTGGCCGCCGTGGCCGCGGCGCAGTTCCTGCCCTGGTTGGTCACCGGCCTGTTCGCCGGAGCGCTCGCGGACCGCAGGGGAGCCCGGGAGATCATCGCCGCCGCCGACGTGGGCCGGGTCCTGGTCCTGTCGACGTTGGCCCTGGCCGTCGCGACGGCCAGGGCGCCGATCGGCCTCGTTGTCGTCGCCGCGTTCCTGCTCGGCGTCGGCGAGACCCTGCGCGACACCGCCGCCCAGACCGCCGTTCCCCGACTGGTGGACGAGGCGCAGCTGGAGAAGGCCAACGGTCGTCTCGTGGCGGGCGAGATCGTGGGCAACGAGTTCGTCGGCCCGCCGGTCGGCGCGCTGCTGTTCGTCGCGGGGGCGGCACTGCCGTTCGCCGCCAACGGCGCCTCGCTCGCGCTGGCCGTCATGCTCGTGCTGTCCCTGCCGCTGACCCTCGCCCGCCCGGCCGCCGGTGCCGGCGGGCCGTCCGGCGGCCCGGCCGCCCCCGCGCGGGACGGGGCGCTCGCCGGGCTGCGGTGGCTGGCCCGGCAGTCCGTGCTCCGTACGCTCGTGCTCGTCGGTGCGGCCGTCGCCGCCGCGGACAGCGCCTGGTTCGCGATCTTCGTGTTGTACGCGCGGGACAGCCTCGGCCTCGGTGCGCTCGGCTTCGGCCTGCTGCTGGCCACCGGCGCGGGCGGCGGCCTCGCCGGCTCCCTCGTCGCCGACCGGCTGATCGCCCGCTTCCGGCACCGGCACGTGCTGACGTGGTCGATGGCGGTCACCGCCGGAGCGCCGATGCTCCTGGTCGTCGCGCCGCACCGGGTCGCCGCCGTGACCGTCGTCGTCAGCACCAGCGCGGCGTTCGCCGTCCTCAACGTGGCCGCGCTGTCGCTCCGGCAGCGCCTTGTGCCCGGCGACCTGCTCGGCCGGGTGGTCGCCGCCTCCCGGGTCCTCACCTACGGCTGCACCGCGCTGGGGGCGCTCGCCGGCGGCGCGCTGGCCGCCGGCCTGGGCCGGGACGCGCCGTTCCTGCTCAGCGGCGCCGTCGCGGTGGCCGCGACGGTCTCCTGGAGCGTCGCGTCCCGGCCGTCCCCGCCGGCCGACCCGGCCTGA